In the genome of Actinomadura graeca, one region contains:
- a CDS encoding RNA polymerase sigma factor, with product MSGWPSLDRADDERLARSLAAGDPGALIQVMDRYAARLYDYCHALLRDQESAARALHDALIAAYAHVSVLSEPDRFRGWLYTLVRNECLRRLRDPERPPERHEAPEVEDGFVDEAERVRRLEARQLVHSALSGMRGRERETLDLMLRHGLDATEIAGVLGMDVREATALAEEAGARLDDALAAAFLARTGRGECAELAVLAADGELPLPPPVTQRIVQHIGGCAVCHARRERVSAARLLQVLPVAMMPTDLRGRVMATATDPALAPDLAGIAQRAEPFDSWGWPVGTEAPVPDEAPRRRTPRALLPAVAAAAAVMLIVTGAFFLMPGSPKKETAAKGPAGIAASTPDPSEPEESPSPSESPTPTKSSSTPTPTPTPTTPTPTPTRTRTPSSRPPSPTPTRTRTGTLSVGGCTIVNSGSCSFSVRAVGGPVRWSVTGHSPNLSVGGGGGRLGENATSTVTVTLQGQCPAGGGTGSVSFSPNGVASITLQCDSDGQG from the coding sequence GTGTCCGGTTGGCCCAGCCTCGACCGCGCCGATGACGAACGGCTCGCGCGGTCGCTCGCCGCCGGCGACCCTGGCGCCCTCATCCAGGTGATGGACCGCTACGCGGCGCGCCTCTACGACTACTGCCACGCGCTCCTGCGCGACCAGGAGTCCGCCGCCCGCGCCCTGCACGACGCGCTCATCGCCGCGTACGCGCACGTCTCCGTCCTGAGTGAGCCCGACCGGTTCCGCGGCTGGCTCTACACGCTCGTGCGCAACGAGTGCCTGCGCAGGCTGCGCGACCCGGAGCGCCCGCCCGAGCGGCACGAGGCCCCCGAGGTCGAGGACGGCTTCGTCGACGAGGCGGAGCGGGTCCGCCGCCTTGAGGCCCGCCAGCTCGTCCACAGCGCGCTGTCGGGCATGCGCGGCCGCGAGCGCGAGACGCTCGACCTGATGCTGCGGCACGGCCTGGACGCCACGGAGATCGCCGGCGTGCTCGGCATGGACGTGCGGGAGGCCACCGCGCTGGCCGAGGAGGCCGGCGCCCGGCTCGACGACGCCCTCGCCGCCGCGTTCCTCGCCCGCACCGGCCGGGGCGAGTGCGCCGAGCTGGCCGTGCTCGCCGCCGACGGCGAGCTCCCCCTCCCGCCGCCGGTCACCCAGCGGATCGTCCAGCACATCGGCGGCTGCGCGGTCTGCCACGCGCGCCGCGAGCGCGTCTCCGCGGCGCGCCTGCTCCAGGTGCTGCCGGTCGCGATGATGCCGACCGACCTGCGCGGACGCGTGATGGCGACCGCCACCGACCCGGCGCTGGCGCCCGATCTCGCGGGCATCGCGCAGCGCGCGGAGCCGTTCGACTCCTGGGGCTGGCCGGTCGGCACCGAGGCCCCGGTCCCGGACGAGGCCCCGCGGCGCCGCACCCCGCGCGCGCTCCTGCCGGCCGTCGCCGCCGCGGCCGCGGTGATGCTCATCGTCACGGGTGCCTTCTTCCTGATGCCCGGCTCGCCGAAGAAGGAGACGGCGGCGAAGGGCCCCGCCGGGATCGCGGCGTCCACGCCCGACCCGTCGGAGCCGGAGGAGTCCCCCAGCCCGTCGGAGTCACCGACCCCGACCAAGAGCAGCAGCACGCCGACGCCCACGCCGACGCCCACCACCCCGACGCCGACCCCGACGCGGACCCGGACGCCGTCCAGCCGCCCGCCGAGCCCGACCCCGACCCGCACCCGGACCGGGACGCTGTCGGTCGGCGGCTGCACGATCGTCAACTCCGGCAGCTGCTCGTTCAGCGTGCGCGCCGTCGGCGGCCCCGTCCGCTGGTCGGTGACGGGCCACTCCCCCAACCTCAGCGTCGGCGGTGGCGGCGGGCGGCTCGGCGAGAACGCCACCTCGACCGTCACCGTCACGCTCCAGGGCCAGTGCCCCGCGGGCGGCGGGACGGGGTCGGTCAGCTTCTCCCCCAACGGTGTCGCGTCGATCACACTGCAGTGCGACTCGGACGGGCAGGGCTGA
- a CDS encoding RNA polymerase sigma factor: MAGEAGPGRSDDQRLAEALRAGDVIALTEVYDTYAPFLYDYCHGLLRDRVEAAGALRNCVIAAREHAERLQEPERLRGWLYAIARKECMRRRDSPNRHVGQEAPESEDDLSTEQLARREERRLLAHSALAALNGRQREAIDLSVRHELDEVDLSGVFGIPLEDTLRLVEKAREDLAAALHASLIAQNHWKDCPSVSALTESWPLSPQTSSSLVRHVASCPACGARDTPPLPADRLLSVLPIAAIPADLRLDVLTAATAADRADNRRAIAAWTEPFDEYGWPLPYEPAPSRARERAPRRRGPLIGAAAAALAAAVLLAGAMTAFGGEPRTDDAGKRPVPGGSGGGEPSGGGDPDPTPTDPLPTESSASPSKSPSPSKSPSPSKTPSKTPSKTPKPPDSRPPRPPAPGHLSLQGCGMGADDACTVTVTAVDGPVDWRVTGTYGDLSAGGGGHLPAGGSARVRVERTNTLCLGRRSGSVSFSPGGSVGVSYC, encoded by the coding sequence GTGGCCGGTGAGGCAGGGCCCGGACGGTCCGACGACCAGCGGCTGGCAGAGGCACTGCGGGCCGGGGACGTCATCGCGCTGACGGAGGTCTACGACACCTACGCGCCGTTCCTCTACGACTACTGCCACGGTCTCCTGCGCGACCGCGTGGAGGCGGCGGGGGCGCTGCGGAACTGCGTCATCGCGGCCCGCGAGCACGCCGAGCGGCTCCAGGAGCCGGAGCGGCTGCGCGGCTGGCTGTACGCCATCGCCCGCAAGGAGTGCATGCGGCGCCGCGACAGCCCGAACCGGCACGTCGGCCAGGAGGCCCCGGAGTCCGAGGACGACCTGAGCACCGAGCAGCTCGCCCGCCGCGAGGAGCGCCGGCTGCTCGCGCACAGCGCGCTGGCCGCGCTGAACGGCAGGCAGCGCGAGGCGATCGACCTGTCGGTCCGGCACGAGCTGGACGAGGTCGATCTGTCGGGCGTGTTCGGGATCCCGCTGGAGGACACCCTGCGGCTGGTGGAGAAGGCCCGCGAGGACCTCGCCGCCGCGCTGCACGCGTCCCTCATCGCGCAGAACCACTGGAAGGACTGCCCCAGCGTCTCCGCGCTGACCGAGTCCTGGCCGCTGTCGCCGCAGACGTCGTCGTCGCTCGTCCGGCACGTCGCGAGCTGCCCGGCCTGCGGCGCGCGCGACACCCCGCCGCTGCCCGCGGACCGGCTGCTGTCGGTGCTGCCGATCGCCGCGATCCCCGCAGACCTGCGGCTGGACGTGCTGACCGCCGCGACCGCCGCGGACCGCGCCGACAACCGCCGCGCCATCGCCGCCTGGACCGAGCCGTTCGACGAGTACGGCTGGCCGCTCCCCTACGAGCCCGCCCCCTCGCGCGCCCGCGAGCGCGCCCCCCGCCGCCGCGGCCCGCTGATCGGCGCCGCCGCCGCGGCCCTCGCCGCCGCCGTGCTCCTGGCCGGCGCGATGACGGCCTTCGGCGGCGAGCCGCGGACCGACGATGCCGGGAAGCGGCCCGTGCCGGGCGGCAGCGGCGGCGGCGAGCCGTCCGGCGGCGGCGACCCCGACCCCACGCCGACCGACCCGCTGCCCACCGAGTCGTCGGCGTCCCCGTCGAAGTCGCCCTCGCCGTCGAAGTCGCCCTCGCCGTCCAAGACCCCGTCCAAGACACCTTCGAAGACGCCGAAACCACCGGACAGCAGGCCGCCCCGTCCGCCCGCGCCCGGACACCTGTCGCTCCAAGGATGCGGGATGGGCGCCGACGACGCCTGCACCGTCACGGTCACCGCCGTCGACGGGCCGGTGGACTGGCGCGTCACCGGGACGTACGGCGACCTGAGCGCGGGCGGCGGCGGCCACCTGCCGGCGGGCGGCTCCGCGCGGGTGCGTGTGGAGCGGACCAACACCCTGTGCCTCGGGCGCCGGAGCGGCTCGGTGTCCTTCTCCCCCGGCGGCTCCGTGGGCGTCTCCTACTGCTGA